In Citrus sinensis cultivar Valencia sweet orange chromosome 4, DVS_A1.0, whole genome shotgun sequence, one DNA window encodes the following:
- the LOC102617055 gene encoding nuclear transcription factor Y subunit C-1, with translation MENNQQGQSSSYPPQPPSAAAAATATAPFHHLIQQQQQQLQMFWSYQRQEIEQANDFKNHQLPLARIKKIMKADEDVRMISAEAPILFAKACELFILELTIRSWLHAEENKRRTLQKNDIAAAITRTDIFDFLVDIVPRDEIKDEAAGLGGMVGATASGVPYYYPPMGQPTGTAGPGGMMIGRPAVDPTGVYVQPPSQAWQSVWQTPAGTGDDGSYGSGGSGGPANLDGQG, from the coding sequence ATGGAGAACAACCAGCAAGGCCAATCCTCCTCATACCCACCCCAGCCTCCCtccgctgctgctgctgccacCGCAACGGCGCCGTTTCATCACCTAAtccaacagcagcagcagcagctccAAATGTTCTGGTCCTACCAGCGGCAAGAAATCGAACAAGCGAACGACTTCAAGAACCACCAGCTGCCGCTCGCCCGCATCAAGAAAATCATGAAGGCCGACGAGGACGTTCGCATGATCTCCGCCGAGGCCCCGATTCTGTTCGCCAAGGCCTGCGAGTTGTTCATCCTCGAGCTCACGATCCGCTCGTGGCTCCACGCCGAGGAGAACAAGCGCAGGACTCTACAGAAGAACGACATCGCGGCCGCCATCACCAGGACCGACATCTTCGACTTCTTGGTCGATATTGTGCCTAGGGATGAGATTAAGGACGAGGCTGCCGGCTTGGGCGGCATGGTGGGGGCCACTGCCAGTGGGGTTCCGTATTATTATCCTCCAATGGGGCAGCCCACTGGGACTGCTGGCCCCGGTGGGATGATGATTGGCCGGCCGGCTGTCGATCCTACTGGTGTTTACGTGCAGCCGCCTAGTCAGGCTTGGCAGTCCGTTTGGCAGACGCCCGCGGGGACTGGGGACGACGGCTCTTATGGCAGTGGTGGGAGCGGGGGACCTGCCAATCTTGATGGTCAAGGCTAG
- the LOC102617358 gene encoding uncharacterized protein LOC102617358: MECNKDEAARARKLAEKKLAEKDVEGAKNMALKAQKLYPELDGLPQLLVILDVHISASKRINGMVDWYRVLGVEPLADDETIQMQYRKLALIIHPDKSTSAGAEAAFQILTEAWNILSDKSKRLAYDQKRNGRYGKSPNMKVSPVSPTTGEKSIHYFSKSDNSDARYQKNPTFSKCAPSHFRPKPSTFWTTCNACKMHFEYLRTYLNNNLICPQCRQLFLAVETAPPPLNDTMTGNTYTSVRKPAPAMSVRSDPFSDSGSDHCSATPSSSAAQAALTVQPSCVKLKRGREEAAASFLKEDAIQMKTLNPRKGGYGFSSGSSSVGASSATKIDGLKKKRCKDKKAVNSNEREMANRIFTGNGGVWISGFENGGPESGRVKIAGNQIPGCRRELSLLQIRNMLMNKAKKEICWKLDELCQNAVSKTPHESFSTEIKDKKEERQKDFVNGEKGDANKCSEFVNTKAGVQIKKSLPASDVETDNKDADPTSMIVPDPDFHDFDQDRTEMSFSENQVWAAYDDDDGMPRYYAMIQSVISLKPFKMRISWLNSKSNNELAPLNWVGSGFPKTSGDFWRGKYEVYDSLNSFSHKVRWAKGTRGAIHIYPRKGEVWALYRNWRADWSECTPDEVIHKYDMVEVLEDYNEKTGIGVVPLLKVPRFKTVFRQHLEQSKRRTIPREEIFRFSHRVPSYLLTGQEGHNSPKGCLELDPASTPLELLQVLTEAQLEKMETAENTKEEYPVGGEQNTEKELVKNGKIIEEQCISEDVRKKVEKEAMVCQSKEAREDKMVVYKRRTLKETGKVLVLDT; the protein is encoded by the coding sequence ATGGAATGTAATAAAGATGAGGCCGCCAGGGCCAGAAAGCTTGCAGAAAAGAAGCTTGCAGAGAAGGATGTTGAAGGGGCAAAAAATATGGCATTGAAGGCCCAGAAGTTGTATCCTGAGCTTGATGGACTTCCCCAATTGTTGGTGATACTTGATGTGCATATTTCTGCTAGCAAACGAATTAATGGCATGGTTGATTGGTACAGAGTCCTTGGTGTGGAACCATTGGCTGATGATGAGACAATCCAGATGCAATACAGGAAACTTGCTTTAATTATTCATCCTGATAAAAGTACATCGGCAGGTGCAGAAGCCGCTTTCCAAATTTTAACAGAAGCCTGGAATATATTGTCAGATAAAAGCAAGAGACTTGCTTATGATCAAAAGCGAAATGGTAGATATGGGAAAAGTCCAAATATGAAAGTTTCACCAGTTAGTCCTACTACTGGTGAGAAAAGTATTCATTATTTCTCGAAGAGTGATAATTCGGATGCAAGGTATCAGAAGAATCCTACCTTTTCCAAATGTGCCCCTTCTCATTTTCGACCTAAACCAAGTACCTTTTGGACTACCTGCAATGCCTGTAAAATGCATTTTGAGTACCTCCGAACTTATCTCAACAATAATCTCATTTGCCCCCAATGCCGTCAACTCTTTTTGGCTGTTGAGACTGCACCCCCTCCTTTAAATGATACCATGACAGGAAACACATACACTTCGGTGAGGAAACCAGCTCCAGCTATGAGTGTGAGATCAGATCCATTCTCAGATTCTGGCAGTGACCACTGTTCAGCAACACCATCTTCCTCAGCTGCTCAAGCTGCACTTACGGTTCAGCCATCCTGTGTGAAACTAAAGAGAGGTCGTGAGGAGGCAGCAGCATCGTTTTTGAAAGAGGATGCTATTCAAATGAAAACTCTCAATCCTAGGAAAGGTGGTTATGGATTTTCTTCTGGGTCCTCTAGTGTAGGTGCCAGCTCTGCGACAAAAATAGATGGactgaagaaaaaaagatgcaAGGATAAAAAAGCGGTGAATAGCAATGAAAGGGAGATGGCAAATCGAATTTTCACCGGAAATGGAGGAGTTTGGATATCTGGATTTGAGAATGGTGGTCCTGAATCAGGGAGGGTCAAAATTGCTGGAAACCAAATACCTGGCTGTAGGAGGGAGTTGTCACTGCTACAAATTCGGAATATGTTGATGAATAAGGCTAAGAAAGAGATTTGCTGGAAGCTTGATGAATTGTGCCAGAATGCTGTTTCTAAGACACCCCATGAATCTTTTAGCACAGAGATAAAAGATAAGAAGGAAGAGAGGCAAAAAGATTTTGTGAATGGTGAGAAAGGTGACGCAAACAAATGTTCGGAGTTTGTAAATACCAAGGCTGGTGTTCAGATCAAAAAGTCTTTGCCGGCTTCTGATGTTGAAACTGATAACAAGGATGCTGATCCCACATCAATGATTGTTCCGGATCCagattttcatgattttgacCAGGATCGAACTGAAATGTCATTTAGCGAAAACCAGGTTTGGGCTGCTTATGATGACGATGATGGGATGCCGCGTTATTATGCTATGATTCAAAGTGTGATCTCATTGAAACCATTCAAAATGCGGATCAGTTGGCTCAATTCGAAAAGCAACAATGAACTTGCCCCACTAAATTGGGTTGGTTCTGGCTTTCCCAAGACTAGCGGTGATTTCTGGCGGGGCAAGTATGAAGTTTATGACTCTCTTAATTCTTTCTCACACAAGGTTAGGTGGGCCAAAGGCACAAGAGGGGCCATTCATATCTATCCTAGAAAGGGAGAAGTTTGGGCTCTTTATAGGAACTGGCGTGCTGATTGGAGTGAGTGTACTCCTGATGAAGTTATACACAAATATGACATGGTAGAAGTCCTTGAAGATTACAATGAGAAGACAGGTATCGGTGTTGTGCCTCTCCTGAAAGTTCCTCGTTTCAAGACAGTATTTCGCCAACATTTAGAGCAAAGTAAAAGGAGAACAATTCCAAGAGAAGAGATATTCCGATTCTCTCACCGAGTCCCTTCTTACTTGCTCACAGGTCAAGAAGGTCATAATTCACCTAAGGGTTGTTTGGAACTTGATCCTGCATCTACGCCTTTGGAACTTCTCCAAGTTCTAACGGAAGCTCAGCTGGAGAAAATGGAGACTGCAGAAAATACTAAAGAAGAATATCCGGTGGGTGGTGAGCAAAATACTGAGAAAGAGCTAGTGAAGAACGGAAAAATTATCGAGGAACAATGCATCTCAGAGGATGTTCGTAAAAAAGTTGAGAAGGAAGCAATGGTGTGCCAGAGTAAGGAGGCAAGGGAAGACAAGATGGTGGTGTATAAACGGAGAACATTGAAGGAAACGGGAAAGGTACTGGTACTGGATACATAG
- the LOC102631028 gene encoding putative xyloglucan endotransglucosylase/hydrolase protein 1, whose translation MPLLLSMDHSCLSRSFAFIVLLVTSLRISCRADTTSFNDNYHVTWGHDHALLLNQDREIQLTLDQKSGAGFESKMRYGSGLFHIRMKIPDKNSTGVLTSFYLASRSSHHDEIDLEFLGNNGPPYKLHTNLYINGQGGREQQILLWFDPTKDFHSYKILWNEHQIVFFVDNVPIRVYRNNIRKKVSFPSQPMHIFASIWHAEGWASDGRKTDWHQAPFHAHYQDFHVDGCVLQDHNIRECHSPKFWWNAEKYRKLNPDQEREYRNVRKKHLVYDYCSSKSSSHYSECHK comes from the exons atgccaTTGCTATTGTCAATGGATCATTCTTGTCTTTCACGTTCCTTTGCCTTTATTGTTCTTCTTGTCACTTCATTGCGTATAAGCTGCAGAGCTGATACAACTAGCTTCAATGACAACTACCATGTTACATGGGGACATGATCATGCCTTGCTTCTGAACCAAGATAGGGAAATTCAGCTTAccttggaccaaaaatctg GAGCTGGGTTCGAGTCGAAGATGAGGTACGGGTCCGGGTTATTTCATATCAGAATGAAGATACCAGACAAGAATTCTACAGGAGTTCTTACGAGCTTCTAT TTAGCTTCGCGTTCGAGCCATCATGATGAGATTGATTTAGAGTTCTTGGGAAACAATGGGCCACCTTATAAATTGCACACCAATTTGTACATAAATGGTCAAGGTGGCAGAGAgcaacaaattcttctttggTTTGATCCCACAAAGGATTTCCATTCCTACAAAATTCTTTGGAATGAACATCAAATTGT GTTCTTTGTGGACAATGTTCCAATTAGAGTGTATAGAAACAACATCAGGAAAAAAGTAAGCTTCCCATCACAGCCAATGCATATTTTTGCAAGTATATGGCATGCTGAAGGATGGGCATCTGATGGGAGGAAAACTGACTGGCATCAAGCACCATTCCATGCACACTACCAAGACTTTCACGTCGATGGATGTGTGTTACAAGATCACAATATTCGAGAATGTCATTCCCCGAAATTTTGGTGGAACGCTGAGAAGTACCGGAAGTTAAACCCAGATCAAGAAAGAGAATACAGAAATGTCAGGAAGAAGCATTTGGTGTATGACTACTGCTCTTCCAAGTCGAGCTCACACTACTCAGAATGCCACAAGTAA